The following proteins come from a genomic window of Tenebrio molitor chromosome 9, icTenMoli1.1, whole genome shotgun sequence:
- the LOC138138863 gene encoding man(5)GlcNAc(2)-PP-dolichol translocation protein RFT1, which translates to MGRNILKSSLQNASFSIIFQILFRCITFVLNAFIIRTVGQEVLGIMNVRLLLLESTILFLSKEPIMKACLTDTKSHNWAQVINQIWLSVPITAILSLGLVYVWINVLSPTDEIYISQYRLGCYAIALSCIVEQVTQSVVLVAQSFCFVKLKVVFETIYIVSRTLIFVYLVVKSPNEAINAFSVAQIASAVILCFLYYGFFFWYIDRLNVIKSGKTSGAKKTIFSDMNDFPFTSINDFFPGVMENYERVLNKDLCVLTISFGKQSVIKQVLTEGERYVMTISPVLTFSQQSMYDIVNNLGSLAARFIFRPIEDSAYFYFTQMIKRDEPVAKQDQRHISESATVLSQLCNVVTSIGLIVVVFGQSYSHTVLYLYGGNKLVANYLPVTLLRFHSFAIVLLAINGVTEGYVFATMSNKQLDRYNYVMVIFSVSFLVISYVLTNIFGPVGFILANCVNMLARIIHSLIYINKKYKSTSYKPLEGLVPDRKFIAILVISGVATKLSETFNSSLTLHILIGAVFFVVTLGVWAVENKSLLRLGYDKYRRMSTKND; encoded by the exons atggggcGAAACATACTCAAGAGCAGTCTCCAGAACGCCTCTTTCAGCATAATATTCCAA ATACTGTTCCGATGCATCACTTTCGTACTAAACGCCTTTATTATCAGAACGGTCGGTCAAGAAGTTTTGGGTATAATGAACGTCCGACTCCTGCTCTTGGAGTCCACAATTCTGTTTCTGTCCAAAGAACCGATAATGAAAGCTTGTCTCACAGATACTAAATCGCACAATTGGGCGCAAGTAATCAATCAGATTTGGCTCTC AGTCCCGATCACGGCCATTCTGAGTTTGGGTTTGGTATATGTTTGGATCAACGTCCTAAGCCCCACGGACGAGATTTACATAAGTCAGTATCGTCTAGGTTGTTACGCTATTGCTCTGTCGTGCATCGTCGAGCAAGTCACCCAAAGTGTAGTCCTGGTAGCTCagagtttttgttttgtaaagctGAAAGTCGTCTTCGAGACTATTTACATTGTGAGCCGCACTCTAATCTTCGTTTATTTGGTCGTCAAAAGCCCAAACGAGGCCATAAACGCGTTTTCTGTAGCCCAAATTGCGTCGGCTGTAATTTTATGTTTCCTCTACTATGGCTTCTTTTTCTGGTACATCGACAGATTGAACGTGATCAAATCGGGTAAAACGAGCGGCGCTAAAAAAACGATCTTTTCCGACATGAACGACTTCCCTTTTACCTCGATCAACGACTTCTTTCCGGGAGTCATGGAAAATTACGAACGCGTCCTCAACAAAGACTTGTGCGTCTTGACGATCAGTTTCGGGAAACAGTCGGTCATCAAGCAAGTTTTGACCGAAGGGGAGCGCTACGTCATGACCATTTCGCCAGTTTTGACTTTCAGTCAGCAGTCCATGTACGACATTGTCAATAATTTGGGGAGCCTCGCGGCAAGGTTTATTTTTCGACCGATCGAAGACAGCGCCTATTTTTACTTCACCCAAATGATAAAGAGGGACGAACCGGTCGCCAAGCAGGACCAA AGACACATTTCCGAGTCGGCTACTGTTTTGAGTCAACTGTGCAACGTTGTGACCAGTATAGGACTAATTGTTGTCGTTTTTGGGCAGAGCTATAGTCACACGGTGCTGTACCTCTACGGCGGCAACAAGTTGGTGGCAAATTACTTGCCAGTGACCTTGTTACGGTTCCACAGCTTTGCGATAGTGTTACTTGCTATAAATGGGGTAACTGAGGGCTACGTGTTTGCCACAATGAGTAACAAGCAACTAGATAG GTACAACTACGTAATGGTGATATTTTCTGTGAGTTTCTTAGTCATATCGTACGTCCTTACAAATATATTTGGTCCAGTGGGATTTATTTTGGCAAATTGTGTGAACATGTTGGCTCGAATCATTCACAGCCTTATTTACATCAACAAAAAGTACAAAAGCACTTCCTACAAGCCCCTGGAGGGTCTAGTTCCTGACAGAAAATTCATCGCAATTTTGGTAATATCAGGAGTGGCGACGAAACTATCAGAAACGTTCAATTCGTCGCTAACGCTGCACATATTGATTGGTGCagtattttttgttgtgaCACTGGGAGTATGGGCGGTGGAAAACAAATCGCTCCTGAGGTTGGGTTATGATAAATACAGACGCATGTCAACAAAGaatgattaa
- the LOC138138867 gene encoding nuclear distribution protein nudE-like 1, translated as MDKGDQPTFENKDEEIQYWKNLATQYYEDIDRIQKESDEFVSESQQLEREYEATIEQNEKKIKELTLANNRAYNEIESTRVKLDQNNKQTVSLQTEIENLTKEKTDMARYIRELEQKNDDLERSRRIIEESIAGIEAAFHNAIERNAILESEIDEKEGLKEKLQRLADETRDLKQELQVKEKCQENERPVNGYRSAPIVDSNRLKEIETQTTPVKKDQIPYQAPITPASRVMALNIVSDLIRKVGGLERRLEKSRFDYRDIGSNDLRSRHSAKNSPAPSIHGLSK; from the exons atggATAAAGGTGACCAACCTACTTTTGAGAATAAAGATGAAGAGATACAGTATTGGAAAAACCTAGCGACACAATACTATGAAGA tATTGATCGAATACAAAAAGAATCGGACGAATTTGTTAGCGAATCGCAACAGTTAGAACGTGAATATGAGGCGACAATAGAACagaatgagaaaaaaatcaaagaattgACGTTAGCTAACAATAGAGCCTATAATGAAATTGAGTCTACAAGG GTAAAGTTAGACCAAAACAATAAGCAAACCGTATCCCTCCAAACCGAAATCGAAAATCTAACAAAGGAGAAAACGGACATGGCGCGATATATTCGAGAACTCGAACAGAAAAACGACGACCTCGAAAGATCCCGACGGATCATCGAGGAGAGCATTGCCGGCATCGAAGCGGCGTTTCACAACGCTATCGAAAGAAACGCGATCCTTGAATCTGAAATCGACGAAAAAGAGGGTCTCAAAGAGAAACTGCAGCGACTAGCCGACGAAACTAGAG ATCTAAAACAGGAGCTCCAAGTGAAAGAAAAATGCCAAGAAAACGAACGGCCGGTGAACGGGTACAGATCAGCACCGATCGTCGATTCCAACAGGCTGAAAGAAATTGAGACGCAAACGACGCCGGTTAAAA aagACCAGATTCCCTACCAAGCCCCGATAACTCCAGCCTCTCGCGTGATGGCCCTGAACATCGTCAGCGACCTGATCCGCAAAGTCGGG GGTCTAGAGCGCAGACTGGAGAAGAGCCGATTCGACTACAGAGACATCGGGTCCAACGATTTAAG GAGTCGGCACTCGGCCAAGAACAGCCCGGCCCCGAGCATCCACGGACTGTCTAAATGA
- the ClC-b gene encoding H(+)/Cl(-) exchange transporter 7, producing MDELTSSNEEIRTTRFRNLPSVNASQEELIVTVPDDKELLSSIRRRVQVSSEKIETGSLNVLSAKYESLDYDTCENYLLLDEERKKGYRFIVRKSIARWYIFLLIGMITAFIACAIDISIEELSQLKYASLSHYVDTYVTEGKLHIPYFLWVLYNVVPVLIGSALVAYVEPVAAGSGIPQVKCYLNGVKIPRVVRIKTLFVKSVGVVCSVVGGLAGGKEGPMIHSGAVVAAGISQGKSTTFRRDFKILKYFREDHEKRDFVSGGAAAGVSAAFGAPVGGVLFSLEEGTSFWNQSLTWRTFFASVISTFTLNVVLSTYHGVPGDLSYPGLLNLGKFENFSYQVYELPIFLMMGALGGLLGAFWNFINYKLSVFRMRYIRMRWLKVVEACMVAAISATLGFLMMFLLNDCKPLGQDPTKFPTQLYCPDGQYNVLASIWFQTPEASVRSLFHDPPNTHNAASLAAFVVIYFLLSCWTFGLATSNGLFIPTLLTGAAWGRLISVGLYRVIPDAVLIHPGKYAMIGAAAQLGGVVRMTISLTVIIMETTGNISFALPLIITLIAAKWTGDFFNEGIYDTHIQLSGVPLLPWEPPPLVHNIYASEVMSHPVVTLKCVENVGHIVELLKLTTYNGFPVVDPPLTDQSEVTTYGRIRGLVLRSQLIVILKLKIFNENSDFWGHINAGIFRDEYPRYPTIEQVKVSEEEKTYSIDLRPFMNPSPYTVLHSSSLPRMFRLFRGLGLRHLPIVNDTNEVIGMVTRKDLARYRVWRHQGRMGVEELLISKEI from the exons ATGGACGAACTGACGTCGAGCAATGAAGAAATCAGAACCACCAGATTTCGG AACTTACCCTCTGTTAACGCTAGTCAAGAAGAGTTGATCGTGACGGTCCCGGATGACAAAGAGTTGTTGTCTTCGATCCGGAGGAGGGTCCAAGTCAGCTCTGAAAAAATCGAAACTGGGTCATTAAATGTCTTATCAGCTAAATACGAG AGTTTGGATTATGACACTTGCgagaattatttattattagatGAGGAAAGGAAGAAAGGTTATAGGTTTATAGTACGAAAAAGCATAGCGAGATGGTATATTTTCCTTTTGATCGGAATGATCACGGCTTTTATCGCCTGTGCCATAGATATTTCCATTGAGGAACTGTCCCAACTGAAATACGCGTCGTTAAGCCACT ACGTCGACACGTACGTCACCGAGGGCAAACTCCACATCCCATATTTTTTATGGGTCTTGTACAATGTGGTCCCGGTGCTGATAGGTTCGGCGCTGGTAGCTTACGTCGAGCCTGTCGCCGCAGGCAGCGGAATACCTCAAGTCAAATGTTATTTAAACGGCGTTAAGATTCCGCGCGTGGTGCGGATAAAAACACTGTTCGTGAAGAGCGTAGGAGTGGTGTGTTCGGTGGTTGGAGGGCTTGCCGGCGGCAAA GAAGGGCCGATGATACATTCCGGAGCCGTCGTCGCCGCCGGGATCTCTCAAGGAAAAAGTACAACGTTTCGAAGAGACTTTAAAATATTGAAGTATTTTCGTGAAGATCACGAAAAGCGGGATTTCGTCTCAGGCGGGGCCGCTGCGGGAGTGTCGGCGGCTTTCGGCGCACCAGTCG GTGGGGTTCTTTTTAGTTTAGAGGAAGGTACAAGTTTCTGGAACCAAAGTCTCACGTGGCGAACATTTTTCGCCTCGGTTATTAGCACATTTACACTAAACGTAGTTCTATCAACCTATCACGGAGTCCCCGGAGATCTGAGCTATCCGGGACTTTTGAATTTAGGCAAATTCGAAAATTTTAGTTACCAAGTCTACGAATTACCAATTTTCCTGATGATGGGAGCGTTGGGTGGTCTACTGGGAGCGTTTTGGAACTTCATCAATTACAAATTGTCCGTGTTTCGGATgag GTACATCAGAATGCGGTGGTTGAAAGTGGTCGAAGCGTGCATGGTGGCAGCAATAAGCGCAACTTTAGGTTTTTTGATGATGTTTCTGTTGAACGATTGCAAACCTCTTGGACAAGATCCGACGAAGTTTCCCACACAG CTGTACTGCCCGGACGGACAGTACAACGTGCTGGCCAGTATTTGGTTCCAAACCCCTGAAGCCTCCGTCAGGTCGCTTTTCCACGACCCCCCCAACACCCACAACGCCGCCTCTCTGGCCGCCTTCGTCGTCATCTACTTCTTACTGTCGTGCTGGACCTTCGGACTGGCCACCTCCAACGGCCTCTTCATCCCCACGTTGCTGACGGGGGCCGCGTGGGGGCGCCTCATCTCGGTGGGGCTTTATCGCGTCATCCCCGACGCCGTGCTCATCCATCCCGGCAAGTACGCGATGATCGGAGCCGCCGCCCAGTTGGGCGGCGTCGTCAGGATGACGATCAGCCTGACGGTCATAATCATGGAGACCACCGGCAACATCTCGTTCGCGCTGCCCTTGATCATCACGCTGATAGCGGCCAAGTGGACCGGCGACTTCTTCAACGAGGGCATCTACGACACCCACATCCAACTGAGCGGCGTGCCGCTGTTGCCGTGGGAGCCGCCGCCGCTAGTTCACAACATTTACGCCAGCGAGGTGATGTCGCATCCGGTGGTGACTCTCAAGTGCGTCGAGAACGTCGGACACATCGTCGAACTGTTGAAGCTGACCACCTATAACGGATTTCCGGTCGTCGATCCACCTCTGACCGACCAATCGGAAGTTACCACCTACGGCAGGATCCGTGGCTTGGTTCTGAGGTCGCAGTTGATCGTCATTTTgaaactgaaaattttcaatgaaaactCCGATTTTTGGGGACACATAAATGCGGGAATCTTCAGGGATGAATATCCGAGATATCCGACCATCGAG CAAGTGAAGGTGTCGGAAGAGGAGAAAACTTATTCGATCGATCTCAGGCCGTTCATGAATCCCTCACCGTACACGGTCCTTCAC TCGTCCTCGCTTCCTCGAATGTTCAGATTGTTCAGAGGGCTAGGCTTGCGACATCTACCGATTGTAAACGACACGAATGAAGTCATAGGGATGGTGACTAGGAAAGATCTGGCTCGGTACAGAGTGTGGAGGCACCAAGGCAGAATGGGGGTAGAAGAATTATTAATTTCCAAAGAAATCTGA
- the LOC138138868 gene encoding vesicle transport protein SFT2B, protein MDKLKRVLGGNDSPDEESGIMSQLNETTTLSWSTRLKAFLFCFILGILLSFLGSFALFFSRGLSIFAVFYTLGNILSMASTCFLMGPVNQIKKMFASTRAIATILVVVSFILTLLAALLLHNAVLALVFIIIQSLAMTWYSLSYIPYARDAVKKTFIGCVG, encoded by the exons ATGGATAAATTAAAACGGGTACTAGGGGGCAACGATTCGCCAGACGAAGAAAGCGGAATAATGTCACAATTAAACGAAACGACGACGCTGAGCTGGTCCACAAGACTGAAAGCATTTCTTTTCTGTTTTATCCTGGGAATACTGTTATCGTTCCTTGGATCTTTTGCACTATTTTTTAGCAGAGGCCTGTCAATATTCGCCGTGTTTTACACCCTGGGTAATATTTTATCGATGGCGAGTACGTGTTTCTTGATGGGACCAGTCAACcaaatcaaaaaaatgttcgccTCGACGAGGGCGATTGCCACAATTCTCGTGGTCGTTTCCTTCATTTTAACTCTACTGGCCGCACTTTTG CTGCACAACGCTGTCCTAGCTTTGGTGTTCATAATTATACAATCTCTGGCGATGACTTGGTATTCGCTGTCGTACATACCGTACGCTCGCGATGCCGTCAAAAAGACTTTCATAGGATGTGTGGGTTAA
- the PIG-Q gene encoding phosphatidylinositol N-acetylglucosaminyltransferase subunit Q — MVKSILVFVPDSLHLNKSGYLEGLHKEYDECEAYYITNDSSVKETTHAVGYLSNDVTKTKTRDTKAVHIDNLTTKISLVNYGNLSASNVVKIEYDYHAFCNCDGLNEEHQYGVHFKFLSNNLRKRRRKSADNGRKSASIKLFTFIIAVLDWSLSIFNATRLMWAYSATISHFYNNLTGYKWFFTEIMREKRVSPKVGNFLLSKIFDLLLGIILLDLFMENEDVIVNLIENVRETIIYGFRDLLIYLMGSPIGLKLNYAFNKSLGTFFFYHISLWRIFLITMQPYVKEYFKLLVLPGAFGFSYQVAMLSDLVSIATFHVYCIYVYAARLIYLQLKGLLSLWRLFIGRKYNPLRERVDSYQYSQHQLFIGTLGFTVLLFLLPTTTMYYTVFVIFRLAITIVEDILVRIRFLLHCLPIYVLVLWATNSPYMTGSVRLRLKKSKAGVATFEAHLKMLPLVTSVRKFAPNTIKPSSSLSWGKIFTGVLL; from the exons ATGGTGAAGAGCATCTTAGTTTTTGTCCCCGATTCGCTTCATCTGAATAAAAGTGGGTATTTGGAGGGGTTGCACAAGGAGTATGACGAGTGTGAGGCGTATTACATAACGAACGATAGTTCCGTGAAGGAGACAACCCATGCCGTTGGTTATTTGAGTAACGATGTTACAAAGACCAAAACTAGAGATACCAAAGCGGTACATATCGacaatttaacaacaaaaatctCGCTCGTAAATTACGGGAACTTGAGTGCGTCAAATGTGGTGAAAATAGAGTACGACTATCACGCTTTTTGTAACTGTGACGGGTTAAACGAAGAGCATCAGTACGGCGTTCATTTCAAGTTTCTCAGCAACAATTTGAGAAAGAGGCGGCGAAAAAGCGCCGACAACGGGCGGAAAAGTGCGTCAATCAAATTATTCACATTCATAATTGCGGTTCTCGATTGGAGTTTGTCTATTTTCAACGCGACCAGATTGATGTGGGCGTACTCGGCTACTATTTCACACTTTTACAATAATCTAACCGGTTACAAATGGTTTTTTACCGAGATTATGAGAGAGAAACGCGTGTCCCCCAAAGTCGGTaattttctcttgtcaaaaatattcgACTTGTTGCTGGGAATCATTCTGTTGGACTTGTTCATGGAAAACGAGGATGTCATCGTAAATTTGATCGAGAACGTGAGGGAAACGATAATTTATGGTTTTCGCGATCTATTAATCTACCTCATGGGGTCCCCGATCGGTTTGAAGCTGAATTACGCGTTCAACAAATCGTTGGGCACGTTTTTCTTTTACCACATTTCCTTGTGGCGGATTTTTTTGATAACGATGCAGCCGTACGTGAAAGAATACTTCAAATTGTTGGTGTTGCCGGGCGCGTTTGGGTTTTCCTACCAAGTTGCGATGCTCTCGGATCTCGTATCAATCGCGACTTTCCACGTTTATTGCATTTACGTCTACGCAGCCAG GCTGATCTATTTGCAACTCAAAGGGTTGTTGTCGCTTTGGCGCCTGTTCATAGGCAGAAAGTACAACCCCTTGAGGGAAAGGGTGGACTCGTATCAGTACTCCCAACATCAACTATTTATCGGAACGTTGGGCTTCACAGTGTTGTTGTTTCTCTTGCCGACAACTACAATGTACTACACTGTTTTTGTTATA TTCAGGTTGGCCATCACGATCGTCGAGGACATTCTGGTGAGAATACGTTTTTTGCTGCACTGTCTACCCATCTACGTGCTGGTACTGTGGGCGACTAATTCGCCTTACATGACAG GGTCTGTGCGTTTACGactgaaaaaatcaaaagccGGGGTTGCCACGTTCGAAGCGCACTTAAAAATGTTGCCGCTGGTCACCAGCGTCAGGAAATTCGCTCCGAATACGATAAAACCCAGTTCGAGTCTGTCTTGGGGTAAAATCTTCACTGGTGTGTtactttaa
- the LOC138138861 gene encoding zinc finger Y-chromosomal protein-like — translation MANLRCTESTSKCGCGKINNCDRCPYMTKSPFFMINHTKRNHLPLKSFSCQTNHLAKYYCKECDFETDLVIIFNQHVGEYHKKKIDSLQDLPKKDTVLKCYVCQKCSFETYSVLVWIKHLDTLCVNIKEVSKKIGSVSYSDDEKWYRCECCSFKTTQASSLKKHEIAKHLDAKRFHCEECDFETKYKKVLWRHEKKRHSKHLAKEDVQWFKCDKCSFMAKDKSYVKTHALVIHAPNKKASLFHCEQCSYKAKRKHKLNRHVISRHKTDKEIEWFYCFNCDYKAKMKDALKRHMVSKHTPEPMQWFTCDKCQYKSRTKYRLSEHSKQHLFEEDVQWFKCDKCSFMAKDKSYVKTHALVIHAPNKEESLFYCEQCSYTTKWKDCLKYHMIRHKSDEEVDWFYCFNCDYRARTKAYLKQHMFFKHTPSEAVEWFTCDKCQYKSRTKSRLSEHSKQHLSEENIQWLECDKCNFKAKQKTELKRHALVKHTPSNEALFRCEHCPYTTKLKHNLKTHMILHKSDEEVDWFYCFNCDYKARTKGYLKQHMFFKHTPSEAVEWFRCDKCQYKSRTKFRLSEHLTRHHSEKDIQHA, via the coding sequence ATGGCAAATTTGAGATGTACTGAAAGTACCTCAAAATGTGGCTGTGGAAAAATTAACAACTGCGACAGATGTCCTTACATGACCAAATCACCTTTTTTCATGATAAATCACACGAAACGTAACCATTTGCCTCTTAAATCATTTAGTTGTCAAACAAATCATTTAGCAAAGTACTACTGCAAAGAGTGCGATTTTGAAACTGATcttgtaataattttcaatcaacaTGTTGGAGAATatcacaaaaagaaaattgacaGTTTGCAAGATCTACCGAAAAAGGACACCGTACTGAAGTGCTACGTTTGTCAAAAGTGTTCGTTTGAAACGTATTCAGTCTTAGTGTGGATCAAACACTTGGACACTTTATGCGTAAATATAAAAGAAGTATCCAAGAAAATAGGTAGCGTATCTTATAGTGATGATGAAAAGTGGTACCGATGTGAATGTTGTTCCTTTAAGACAACTCAGGCATCAAGTTTGAAAAAACATGAGATTGCAAAGCACCTGGATGCCAAGCGATTTCATTGTGAGGAATGTGATTTCgaaacaaaatacaaaaaagttttatggcGTCACGAGAAAAAAAGACACTCAAAACATCTTGCCAAAGAAGACGTCCAATGGTTCAAGTGTGACAAATGCAGCTTTATGGCAAAGGATAAATCATATGTAAAGACACACGCACTCGTTATACATGCACCAAACAAAAAGGCGTCGTTGTTTCACTGTGAACAGTGTTCTTACAAAGCAAAAAGGAAACACAAGCTAAACCGTCACGTAATATCTAGACACAAGACTGATAAGGAAATAGAATGGTTTTACTGTTTTAACTGTGATTATAAGGCGAAGATGAAAGACGCTTTAAAACGACACATGGTTTCCAAACATACCCCTGAACCTATGCAATGGTTTACTTGTGACAAGTGTCAGTACAAGTCTAGAACCAAATATCGTTTGTCCGAACACTCGAAACAGCATCTTTTCGAAGAAGACGTCCAATGGTTCAAGTGTGATAAATGCAGCTTTATGGCAAAGGATAAATCATATGTAAAGACACACGCACTCGTTATACATGCACCAAACAAAGAAGAGTCGTTGTTTTACTGCGAACAGTGTTCTTACACGACAAAATGGAAAGACTGTCTAAAATATCACATGATTCGACATAAATCTGATGAAGAAGTGGACTGGTTTTACTGTTTCAACTGTGATTATAGGGCGAGGACAAAAGCATATTTAAAACAACACATGTTTTTCAAACATACCCCATCTGAAGCTGTGGAATGGTTTACTTGTGACAAGTGTCAGTACAAATCTAGAACCAAATCTCGTTTGTCCGAACATTCAAAACAGCATCTTTCCGAAGAAAACATCCAATGGTTGGAGTGTGATAAATGTAACTTTAAAGCAAAGCAAAAAACAGAACTAAAGAGACACGCACTCGTTAAACATACACCAAGCAACGAGGCTTTGTTTCGGTGTGAGCACTGTCCTTACACGACAAAACTGAAACACAACCTAAAAACTCACATGATTCTACATAAATCTGATGAAGAAGTGGACTGGTTTTACTGTTTCAACTGTGATTAtaaggcgaggacaaaaggatatttaaaacaaCACATGTTTTTCAAACATACCCCATCTGAAGCTGTGGAATGGTTTAGGTGTGACAAGTGTCAGTACAAATCTAGAACCAAATTTCGTTTGTCCGAACACTTAACACGACATCATTCTGAAAAAGACATCCAACACGCATAA
- the LOC138138865 gene encoding citramalyl-CoA lyase, mitochondrial-like: MLCNCAKALLQPVLVNTSKTPFRKYTARRALMYVPASDDKKVAKAFATNADCITLDCEDGVALNKKVQARLNIRELLEKGKPARKRRYELVVRVNSIASGFIKDDLRVILTAPHLPDSIYLPKVEQIDQLKIFSDYLNEYIKKNAKLGLILGIESAVALLNVVDICKEAVNMSETSKFQPAALLFGSDDYCASIGARRSESSSEIIYARQKVISVARAFNLQAIDMVYIKYQDLKGLKKQAEEGARWGFTGKQIIHPGQIDVTQEAFSPTSAEIEWASGVLKAFHKHQKEGEGAFAYKGNMIDMPTMKQAQNIMDLSNAIMIEK; this comes from the exons atgttatGCAATTGTGCAAAAGCGCTTTTACAACCTGTCCTTGTTAATACTTCGaag ACCCCTTTCCGAAAATATACAGCTAGACGAGCGCTAATGTACGTTCCCGCTAGTGACGACAAGAAAGTCGCGAAAGCCTTTGCTACGAACGCTGACTGTATAACATTAGACTGCGAGGATGGGGTGGCcctaaataaaaaa GTGCAAGCGCGTTTAAATATTAGAGAATTGCTTGAAAAAGGCAAACCAGCACGGAAACGTAGATATGAATTAGTGGTTCGCGTTAATTCAATTGCTTCAGGTTTTATTAAGGATGATCTGCGTGTGATATTAACAGCACCACATTTACCAGATTCAATATATTTACCAAAGGTGGAACAGATAGATCAGTTAAAAATA TTTTCAgattatttaaatgaatatataaaaaagaatGCAAAACTTGGTTTAATTCTTGGAATAGAGTCAGCTGTGGCACTACTTAATGTTGTCGATATTTGTAAAGAAGCAGTAAATATGTCAGAAACGTCAAAGTTTCAACCAGCAGCACTCCTTTTTGGAAGCGACGATTACTGCGCCAGCATTG gcGCTAGAAGGAGTGAGTCATCAAGTGAAATCATTTATGCCAGACAAAAAGTGATCTCAGTAGCGAGAGCATTTAATTTGCAAGCAATAGACATGGTCTACATTAAATACCAAGACTTGAAAGGCTTAAAAAAACAAGCTGAAGAAGGGGCGCGGTGGGGATTCACAGGGAAGCAAATCATACACCCTGGTCAGATTGACGTGACTCAGGAGGCATTTTCGCCAACTTCAGCAGAAATTGAGTGGGCATCAGGGGTCCTGAAAGCATTCCACAAACACCAAAAAGAGGGCGAA GGCGCTTTTGCGTACAAGGGGAACATGATCGACATGCCAACGATGAAACAGGCGCAGAATATAATGGATTTGAGTAACGCGATTatgattgaaaaataa
- the LOC138138866 gene encoding S-adenosylmethionine mitochondrial carrier protein homolog produces the protein MWGQKERNVYLSSLFGGASAGLSVDMVLFPLDTIKTRLQSAQGFIKSGGFSGVYKGIGPQAIGSAPQAALFFLTYESFKYYVEPLVNPHYLPLVHMAAASFGEVVACLIRVPMEVVKQRRQTSTNRKHTSTRILMHAWKSEGLRKGLYRGFGSTILREIPFSFIQFPILEYLKSTYRIHFKNNIPLESWEVANCGALAGAFAAATTTPLDVAKTRIMLADKKTAATLRVRSVLQQVYREKGVRGLFAGFTPRVLWITLGGYVFFGMYDLSKNFCTDHLLDSEYEEIR, from the exons ATGTGGGGGCAGAAAgaaagaaatgtttatttatcgTCATTATTT ggtgGCGCCTCTGCGGGACTCTCTGTCGATATGGTCCTCTTCCCTCTTGACACAATCAAGACGCGTCTCCAGTCGGCTCAGGGTTTTATCAAATCGGGGGGTTTCTCGGGGGTGTACAAAGGAATAGGACCCCAAGCTATAGGGAGCGCTCCTCAAGCTGCTCTCTTTTTTCTCACCTATGAAAGTTTCAAGTATTACGTTGAACCTCTAGTAAACCCCCATTATTTACCTCTAGTTCACATGGCAGCCGCCTCGTTCGGTGAAGTT gTGGCTTGTTTGATAAGAGTACCGATGGAAGTGGTAAAACAAAGGCGTCAGACTTCTACCAATCGTAAACACACCTCAACGAGAATTTTAATGCACGCTTGGAAGTCAGAAGGTCTCAGAAAA GGGTTGTATAGGGGCTTTGGGTCAACCATACTTCGAGAAATTCCCTTCTCATTCATTCAGTTTCCAATTCTGGAGTATCTCAAGTCGACGTACAGGatacatttcaaaaacaacatTCCCTTGGAATCGTGGGAGGTTGCAAATTGTGGCGCTCTTGCCGGTGCTTTTGCAGCGGCCACCACAACTCCGTTAGACGTTGCAAAAACTCGTATTATGTTGGCTGATAAAAAGACAGCAGCCACACTCCGAGTCAGGAGCGTGTTGCAACAGGTGTACCGAGAAAAGGGGGTCAGAGG TCTTTTCGCCGGATTCACACCTCGAGTGCTTTGGATAACGTTGGGCGGCTACGTATTTTTCGGGATGTACGATCTGTCAAAGAACTTCTGTACCGATCACTTGCTCGATTCAGAATACGAAGAAATTCGGTGA